The following are from one region of the Methanomassiliicoccales archaeon LGM-DZ1 genome:
- the purD gene encoding phosphoribosylamine--glycine ligase, producing the protein MGIKILTVGGGAREHAAVEALWRSGAEIYAVMKNTNPGIEARSKKVLNTDEDDVDSICDFALNNFVEYAFVGPEAPLGAGVVDALENMGIKCASPTKAAARIETSKTFMRNLVEKYGIDGNLRYASFDSEEEAVEFVKKVDYPVAIKPVGLTGGKGVKVQGDQLANLDETVAYIREIFENNVGGGKVIIEEKAEGEEFTQMVFVNGTDVIPMPLVQDHKRAYEGDKGPNTGGMGSYSDADGLLPFVTAEERQKAIDIDLAIVRALDKEGCPYRGVMYGQFMLTKDGPKIIEINARFGDPEAMNVLTSLETSFSDIIKWEAGKGPRPDVRFAPKATVVKYVVPEGYGVSPVAGHTIAIDTDAINKVGAVVYYGSVYKNDGKLVTGTSRAVGIVGVGDTIAEAEENCEAGLKYIKCEGSFVRHDIGTQALIQKRIDHMKAIRGA; encoded by the coding sequence ATGGGAATCAAGATACTGACAGTCGGCGGAGGCGCCAGGGAGCATGCCGCCGTCGAAGCGCTCTGGCGTTCCGGAGCGGAGATCTACGCCGTGATGAAGAACACCAACCCCGGGATCGAGGCCAGGTCCAAGAAGGTCCTGAACACCGACGAGGACGATGTCGACAGCATCTGCGACTTCGCGCTCAACAACTTCGTCGAGTACGCCTTCGTCGGCCCCGAGGCCCCCCTCGGAGCGGGCGTCGTCGATGCCCTGGAGAACATGGGCATCAAATGCGCCTCGCCCACCAAGGCCGCGGCGAGGATCGAGACCTCCAAGACGTTCATGAGGAACCTCGTCGAGAAGTACGGCATCGACGGCAACCTCAGGTACGCGAGCTTCGACAGCGAGGAGGAGGCCGTGGAGTTCGTGAAGAAGGTCGATTACCCCGTGGCCATCAAGCCTGTCGGCCTCACCGGCGGGAAGGGCGTCAAGGTCCAGGGGGACCAGCTGGCCAACCTCGACGAGACCGTTGCGTACATCCGCGAGATCTTCGAGAACAACGTGGGCGGCGGGAAGGTCATAATCGAGGAGAAGGCCGAGGGCGAGGAGTTCACCCAGATGGTCTTCGTGAACGGGACCGACGTCATCCCCATGCCCCTGGTCCAGGACCACAAGAGGGCCTACGAGGGCGACAAAGGGCCGAACACCGGGGGCATGGGCTCCTACTCCGATGCCGACGGCCTCCTGCCGTTCGTCACGGCCGAGGAGAGGCAGAAGGCGATCGACATCGACCTCGCCATCGTCAGGGCCCTGGACAAGGAAGGGTGCCCCTACCGCGGCGTGATGTACGGACAGTTCATGCTCACCAAGGACGGACCCAAGATCATCGAGATCAACGCGAGGTTCGGCGACCCCGAGGCCATGAACGTCCTCACCTCCCTGGAGACCAGCTTCTCCGACATCATCAAGTGGGAGGCCGGCAAGGGCCCCAGGCCGGACGTGCGCTTCGCCCCGAAGGCGACGGTCGTCAAGTACGTGGTCCCCGAGGGCTACGGGGTCAGCCCGGTCGCCGGGCACACCATCGCCATCGACACGGACGCCATCAACAAGGTCGGCGCCGTCGTCTACTACGGCAGCGTGTACAAGAACGACGGGAAGCTCGTCACCGGGACCTCCAGGGCCGTCGGCATCGTCGGCGTGGGGGACACCATCGCCGAG